Proteins co-encoded in one Streptomyces sp. JH34 genomic window:
- a CDS encoding YihY/virulence factor BrkB family protein, translated as MGTATRVPQTRDMVGSELSGDEALVTLRRYGRWPLLRDSFVRFRYADGFSHSRALALQTVLAVVPLVIAFVGLSTALHTEDLGRVAELTIHRITAGPSAEVVDDALDRSRRSADDGAQLALWFGLVFSLTNTTTAMCQVERGANRIYGVERDRVFHLKYLRGLVMSLTAGIPLGIGFVAMVAGGDLVAAVVEVYDLGAGSRSAWDLLRWPVGVLLVILSASAIFRRSPRRRQPGYTWLAFGAAVYLVLWTTLTWLLSLYLEVSGSFDTVYGPLTAFMSLLLWAYLTSIALFLGLSFAAQLEAVRAKRPGPVQPDPGA; from the coding sequence ATGGGCACCGCAACCCGGGTCCCGCAGACCCGCGACATGGTCGGCAGCGAGCTCTCCGGGGACGAGGCACTGGTCACCCTGCGCCGCTATGGACGCTGGCCGCTGCTGCGCGACTCCTTCGTCCGCTTCCGCTACGCCGACGGCTTCAGCCACTCCCGGGCGCTCGCCCTGCAGACCGTGCTCGCCGTCGTCCCGCTGGTCATCGCCTTCGTCGGGCTGTCGACGGCCCTGCACACCGAGGACCTCGGCAGGGTCGCGGAACTGACGATCCACCGGATCACGGCGGGGCCGAGCGCCGAGGTGGTCGACGACGCCCTGGACCGCAGCCGGCGGAGCGCCGACGACGGGGCCCAGCTCGCCCTGTGGTTCGGACTGGTCTTCTCCCTGACCAACACCACGACGGCGATGTGCCAGGTGGAGCGTGGCGCCAACCGCATCTACGGCGTCGAGCGCGACCGGGTCTTCCACCTGAAGTACCTCCGGGGCCTGGTGATGTCGCTGACCGCCGGCATCCCCCTCGGCATCGGCTTCGTCGCGATGGTGGCCGGAGGCGACCTGGTGGCCGCCGTGGTCGAGGTGTACGACCTCGGAGCCGGCTCCCGGTCCGCGTGGGACCTGCTGCGCTGGCCGGTGGGCGTGCTGCTCGTCATCCTGTCGGCGAGCGCCATCTTCCGCCGCTCCCCGCGCCGGCGTCAGCCGGGCTACACCTGGCTGGCCTTCGGCGCCGCCGTGTACCTGGTGCTCTGGACCACGCTGACCTGGCTGCTCAGCCTCTACCTCGAGGTCAGCGGCTCGTTCGACACCGTGTACGGCCCGCTCACCGCCTTCATGTCCCTGCTGCTGTGGGCGTACCTGACCTCCATCGCCCTCTTCCTGGGCCTTTCCTTCGCCGCCCAGCTGGAGGCGGTCCGGGCCAAACGGCCCGGACCCGTACAACCCGATCCAGGAGCCTGA